Below is a window of Arthrobacter sp. SLBN-112 DNA.
CGTCCGCTCCCCCTTGCGGCGCCGGGCCCACGGACAGCATGGCATTGAAATACAGCCCGTCCCCCATGTACAGGACCGCCTTGGCCAGCCCCGGACCCACATCGGCCGCGATCTCATCCAGCCACCGCTGCTGGATGGCTGCGAAACGCCGCCGCGTTTCCTGGTGCGCCACCTCCGCAAGCCTGGTGGCGGCGACGATGGCCCGGTCCAGCGGAGTGTCCGCCCACACGGAGGACCGGATGAAGTAGGCAGCCGCCCCCTCGCCGGCCGCGGCCATGGCATCGGCGT
It encodes the following:
- a CDS encoding TetR/AcrR family transcriptional regulator translates to MPRKPVAREAVLDAFETLLIDVGERAATLDAVAKKAGVSKGGLLYHFPNKEALIEVLLDRLDGLAKEDADAMAAAGEGAAAYFIRSSVWADTPLDRAIVAATRLAEVAHQETRRRFAAIQQRWLDEIAADVGPGLAKAVLYMGDGLYFNAMLSVGPAPQGGADADVEELLAALERLRR